One genomic region from Quercus robur chromosome 4, dhQueRobu3.1, whole genome shotgun sequence encodes:
- the LOC126722071 gene encoding F-box/kelch-repeat protein At3g23880-like, translating to MTKLRHRKNQLPFDIVLNILARLPVKSVTRFRCVCKSWDSSITTPYFISTHLNHYKNHGNGCVIHMPSVRDTNPSSNTNRPVCTVALDRTFDRISEIGVPFDFPNACFQIVGSCNGLLCLANYGSSTCANDIYLWNPSIRKFKKLPHTCLRQLRFVKLGFAYHSQNNDYKVVRISFFSFFLALALPLSLPLPLPLPEVEVYTLSSDSWRRVGIEFTTSVVNCPNDLSPAPLVSGALHWLAFVVEGEENRKGKNMILSFDVNGEKFGKLELPNGSTNTLQRCLSSFKGKLSFITSEHSEQPGFQFSIWALREYGVVESWNKLFVVPSERVACWISLIDYGSLMVCYRNDPGERQGFKHALIDIETLQKKKDPDIQHPSYITTFMESLVLLDGTNVESY from the coding sequence ATGACAAAACTCCGACACAGGAAGAACCAACTACCGTTCGACATCGTACTGAACATCCTGGCTAGACTGCCAGTGAAATCAGTGACAAGATTCAGGTGCGTTTGCAAATCCTGGGACTCCTCCATCACCACGCCTTATTTCATCTCCACCCACCTTAATCACTACAAAAATCATGGTAATGGTTGTGTCATACACATGCCATCAGTAAGAGACACTAACCCTTCTTCCAACACTAACAGACCTGTCTGTACGGTGGCTTTGGACCGCACGTTTGATAGGATTTCTGAGATTGGAGTTCCTTTTGATTTTCCTAATGCTTGTTTCCAAATAGTGGGTTCTTGCAATGGCTTATTGTGTCTCGCTAATTATGGCAGCTCCACTTGCGCTAATGATATATATTTGTGGAATCCGAGtattagaaaattcaagaaattgcCTCATACTTGCTTACGACAGTTAAGGTTTGTTAAACTCGGATTTGCTTATCATTCCCAGAACAATGACTACAAGGTTGTGAGGAtttcattttttagtttctttctAGCTCTAGCTCTGCCTCTGTCTCTACCTCTGCCTCTGCCTCTGCCTGAGGTTGAGGTGTACACATTAAGTTCGGATTCATGGAGAAGGGTTGGAATCGAGTTCACAACCAGTGTAGTGAATTGTCCAAACGATCTTTCGCCAGCTCCATTGGTTAGTGGTGCTTTACACTGGTTGGCATTTGTAgtagaaggagaagaaaatcgCAAGggtaaaaatatgattttgtcATTTGATGTCAATGGTGAGAAATTCGGAAAGCTAGAACTGCCTAATGGTTCTACCAACACCCTTCAAAGATGTCTTTCATCATTCAAGGGGAAACTGTCTTTTATTACAAGTGAACATAGTGAACAACCTGGCTTTCAATTCTCAATATGGGCGTTGAGGGAGTATGGTGTGGTTGAGTCTTGGAATAAACTTTTTGTTGTACCATCTGAAAGGGTGGCTTGTTGGATTTCCTTGATCGATTATGGTTCACTTATGGTTTGCTACAGAAATGATCCAGGAGAGAGGCAAGGATTTAAGCATGCTTTAATTGACATTGAAACTCTACAAAAGAAGAAGGATCCCGATATCCAACATCCTTCATATATAACTACTTTCATGGAGAGCCTTGTTTTACTTGATGGAACAAATGTGGAATCTTACTAA
- the LOC126722072 gene encoding F-box/kelch-repeat protein At3g06240-like: MIFEPQQRVFSSRSESESESKMSQTREPPTLRHRNNHLPYDVVLNILGQLRVKSVMRLRCVSKSLYSSIASPDFISTHLNNININNNNINHDNAHVIHIESESTRATNRQVCRVALARTFDRISEIGVPFDFPTKCVQVVGSCNGLLCLADYPPGNVVYLWNPSIRRFKKLPHTCLGLLKHVTLGFAYCSDNNDYKVVRTSGSSLSTSEIEMYSLSSDSWKRVEISVTTDVIFCKNLVSPIPFVSGALHWMASVKEENRMTETDIMAFDVNSEKFRKLALPHGSIDGPLLQRCVASFRGKLAFFEESGFQYSIWVMGDYGVAESWNKLFVVPFERVSCWISLTDYGSLMVWYRNDRAEGQGFEHALIDIETLQEKKDPDIQHPSYVATFMESLVLLDGTNVESYYRVGG; the protein is encoded by the coding sequence ATGATCTTCGAACCTCAACAACGTGTGTTTAGCAGCCGATCTGAATCTGAATCTGAATCGAAAATGTCCCAGACGAGAGAACCACCGACTCTCCGACACAGGAACAACCATCTTCCTTACGACGTCGTACTGAACATCCTGGGACAACTACGGGTGAAATCAGTGATGAGATTAAGGTGTGTTTCCAAATCCTTGTACTCCTCAATCGCTAGTCCCGATTTCATCTCCACCCACCTtaacaacatcaacatcaacaacaacaacataaatCATGATAATGCTCATGTCATACACATAGAGTCGGAGAGTACACGTGCCACTAACAGACAAGTCTGTAGGGTCGCTTTGGCCCGCACGTTTGATAGGATTTCTGAGATTGGAGTTCCTTTTGATTTTCCTACTAAGTGTGTCCAAGTAGTGGGTTCCTGTAATGGCTTATTGTGTCTCGCTGATTATCCACCCGGTAATGTTGTCTATTTGTGGAACCCCAGTATTAGAAGATTCAAGAAGCTGCCTCATACTTGCTTAGGATTGCTAAAACATGTTACACTCGGATTTGCTTATTGTTCCGACAATAATGACTATAAGGTTGTAAGGACTTCAGGTAGTTCTTTGTCCACGTCTGAGATTGAGATGTACTCGTTAAGTTCGGATTCGTGGAAAAGGGTTGAAATTTCGGTGACAACAGATGTAATTTTCTGTAAAAATTTGGTTTCTCCAATCCCATTTGTTAGTGGGGCTTTACACTGGATGGCATCTGTTAAAGAAGAGAATCGCATGACGGAAACTGATATTATGGCGTTTGATGTCAATAGTGAGAAATTCAGAAAGCTAGCACTGCCTCATGGTTCTATCGATGGACCACTCCTTCAAAGATGTGTCGCATCATTCAGAGGGAAACTGGCTTTCTTTGAAGAATCTGGCTTCCAGTACTCCATATGGGTGATGGGAGACTATGGTGTGGCTGAGTCTTGGAATAAGCTTTTTGTTGTACCATTTGAAAGGGTATCTTGTTGGATTTCCTTGACCGATTATGGTTCACTTATGGTTTGGTACAGAAATGATCGAGCAGAGGGGCAGGGATTTGAGCATGCTTTAATTGACATTGAAACTTTACAAGAGAAGAAGGACCCCGATATCCAACATCCTTCATATGTAGCGACTTTCATGGAGAGTCTTGTTTTACTTGATGGAACAAATGTGGAATCTTACTACCGGGTCGGTGGTTAG